The Candidatus Binatia bacterium genomic interval TGTGGGCGGCGAGCTGTACGGAACGACGATGAACGGCGGCCTGACCGAGAGGAGATCCGGCGACTGCCTCAGCGGGCCCGACTCGACCGGCAGCCCGACGTGCGGCACGATCTTCAAGATCGACGCGTTCGGCCGAGAGCAAGTCGTCTATCGCTTTCGCGGTTATTCCGACGGAGCCAATCCGGAGGCCGGCTTGACGAATATCTCGGGGACCCTTTACGGCACGACCACTTGGGGCGGCCAGCACGTCGATTTCGGGACCGTTTTTCGCTTGCTACCGTAAGGCGAACGCGCGCCGTGGCGAGGGTGTGCAACGGAGCTTAGCACTTTCGTAATCGTCGCTTAAGAGTCGCTTGTTAGCATGGCTGCGCATGCTAGTTGCGGACGACGCGGCGGCGGTAGCGCTGAGCGGCGACGATCGCGCGCTCGCGAGAATCGCGGATCCGGAGCTGCTCGCCTGCCGCACCGCCGGCGACGTAACGGCGTACTATGCGCGCGCCGGCGCCGGTTCCGAGGACCCGCTGATCGCCGGGATCGTGCTGACGTGGTCGGGCGACGCTCCCGGCGCGTACGCGCTGCTGCGGCAAGCCCACGACCGCGCGGTGTCGGAAGGGCGCTATGCTTTTGCTGTCGCGGCGCTCGAACGGCTGGCGCACGAGGCGCTGCTCTTCGGCGACGTCGACACCGCCCGCACCGCGGCCGACGACGGGGTGCGACTCGCAGCGGCGCACAGCCTGGCGCCGTGGCTGCTGCGGTGCCTGATCGTCGCCGCGCGGCTTGCGCTCGATGCCGGCGACCTCGCCTCCGGCGCGCATCTGCTGGAGCGCGCCGTCGCGCAGACGCGCCCGCCCGGGATGCTGGCTGCTTGCGCGGCCATCGGCGCCCAGCTCGCCCTCGAAAAGGGCGATGCCTCGGCGCTGGCAATCTGGACGGGACCGGATATCGTCGCGGCGGCGCTGCGCTCGGACGATCCCGAGCTCGCCCGCGCGGCGACGACCGCGCTGCTGACCGCGGCCGAGAGCATAAAGAACCATCTTCAAGTTCGGCTGGCGCTGCGCCGCGCGTTGCTGGGGACGGGCAATCCGTCGCACTCCCCCGAGTTGTTCTCGATGGCCGCGCGGTACGGCGATCTCGACGAGGCGCGGCTCGCGTCGCGCGCGCTCGCCGCCGTCCCGGCGGCGAATCGCCGCTACCTCCGCGCGCACCGGCTCTTGGCCCGCGCCTACCTGGCCTTTCGGTTCGGCGGGCGCACCGCGTGGGCCGACCACGCCAGTGACGCGGCGCGGGCGTTCAACGCGATGGGTCTGCGGCGCTGGACGAACGAGGCGATGCTGCTGCTCGTGCGCCAGCCCGGCGGCGGCGGACGCCACCCGGGGCAGGGCCGCCCCCCGAACTCGATGCTCACCGAACGCGAACAACAAGTGGCCGATCTGATTCGGCGCGGCGCGCGCAACCGCGAGGTTGCGCTCGCGCTGCAGATCAGCGAGCACACCGTGGAGCGTCACGTCAGCTCGATTCTCGGCCGGCTTGGATTGCGATCGCGCTGGCAGATCGCCGACACGCGGAAAAAGAACGAAGATTAAGCCTGGTTCAAATTTCTTAGCATAGCGTAATTCTCTATGCCGGTACGTTAACCGCCGGCTGGAAACCGGGGATGCAGCGCCGGTCGCCATCCCCTAGCATCGGTTTGAAGAATCGGCCAGTATGCCGGCTCTTTGTTGCTGCTGGGAGTTGAAGTTGCTCGACAGTCTCCTTCGATTCAGGAAGCTTGTGGCATTCGCCGGCTTCTGTTGCATGGTACTGCCGCAGGTTGCGGCCCGCGCGGAGACCGCGGGCATCGTTTCGGGAACGGTCACGGACGATCGGACGCATCGGCCGATCGCCGGCGTCGCGGTCGTCGCGAAGTCGCCCAGCGCGAGCTATCGCACCGTCACCGACGCGCAGGGGCGCTTTCGCTTCTTGAGCGTGCTCCCCGACACGTATTCGATCTCCTTCGCCTACGCGGGCTACGCGCCGTACTCGACGTCGCTGGTCGTGCTCAATGGCTCGCAGCAGACCGTCAACGTTCCGCTCTCGCACACCCTCAAGACGATCGCCTCGACGCGCGCGCGCTCGACGGGCAGCGCCTTTCAGCGCGGGATGACCATCGACACGTACACGGTGACCGGCGCGCAGATCGAGACGGTCACAGGGAAGGCGTTCAACGCCAACGAGAACGACCTGCTGCGCAGCATCCCGAGCGTCACGATCGACAAGACCGGCACCGTCTCGATCCGCGGCGGCTTTGCGTTCGAAGCGGCGTACGAGTTCGAGGGCATCGACTACACGACGCCGTCGGCCAACCTGCAGAACACGCTGCAGAACGTCGCCAACTTCAACCTCCTCAACGGCGTCGGCAGCGTACAGCTGATTCCCGGCGGTGGCGACGCCACGCACGGCGACACGGGGACCGGGCTGGTGCTGTTCACGGCCAAGCACGGCACGTATCCCTCGTACCTGCACGTCGACACGGAGGCGCTCGCTTTTCCCTACCTTCACCAGTTGGGGCTGGAGTGGGGCTGGGCCGACCCGTCGCAACGACTCTCCAACTACGCGGGCTTCATCGGGATCCGGCGCGCCTATCAGTACGGGATTCCCGGCACCGCGGCCAACACGCTCGGCACGCTGGGGACCAACGCCGCGACGTTGGGCAGCACGATCGATCCGAACCTCGTCTATTACGCGCCGTCGTTTCTGAAGTCGAATGACTTCGTCGACAACCTGATCTACCGTTTCGGGCGCAACAACAACCAGCGGCTGCAGTTCTTCATTCAGGATCAGTCGATCACGCAGACGCTCGACTACGGCGGCTTTCAGTTCCTGCCCTACATCTCCGGCGGCACGACGTCGGGCAAGTGCGCGCCCTACCTCGTGATCGGACCCAACGGTCCGGTCAACTCGGCGACACAAAACTACGCCTGCGACTCGCTGATCCCGCTCTTCCCGGGCCAGCCCAACACCTACGCCTTCGTCTCGTCGCCCGATACGCTCAAAAGTCCCTTTCTGGCGTACAAGGCGGAGTACGGCGTGAACCTGGGCACGTCGTCACTGCTGACGGCGCGCTATTTCCGGACTTTTACCGAGCAATCGCAGGACATGCCGGCGCAGGGAATCTTCGCCGAACCCTACGGCGGCACGCGCACGGGCGGGCAGATCGACGTCACGACGCAGATCGGCAGCAAGAATCTCTTCAAGTACGGCGGCATCTATCAGTTCGTCGTTCCGTACGGCAACCGCTACGACTTCACGTCGTACACGGCGTTCACCACGCCTCCCTACATCATCACGTACGCGATCACGCATCCGCTGCAGCCGCTCCCGCTGCCCTACACCTACAGCGGACTGCTGCCCAACAACAACCCGTTCGCGTCTGCGGGGCTGGAAAAGGACTTCTTGTCGCCGGGTTTCTGCGCGCAACAGGGTATCACGGGCTGCGGCTACTTGATCTCGTACTTTCCCGGCGGCGTGCGCTTCCCGTTCGAGGAAGACGTCGCGACCGTCGGGCAGCAGCAGTACGGCGCGTACCTGCAGGACACGATCGACATGTCGCCCCGCTGGAAGACCGAGTTGGGTCTGCGCTTAGACGGATACAACTTCCAGATTCCGCAGCAGGCCGGAGCGCCGGCATCCATCCCGGCGGCGGAGCATCAGCGGTTGTACGAGCCGCACTTCGATCAGTCGTTTTCGCCGGATCCGCGCGACACGTTCCGCGTCGGCTTCGGCCACACACTGGCGATGCCGCTGCCCAGCCAGCTGGGCGCTGACGTCAGCCGCGCGCCGTACGCGGCGTTCGATAATATCCCGTCGTACGACAACTCGACCCTGCAGCCGGCGCAGTACTGCGGCCCGCGCGCCAACCAGCGGTGCGCCACCTACGCCGATCAGCTGTATTGGCTGACGCGAGATTATCGCTACGGGAGCTCGACGCTCGAAGCACCGCTCGTGGGAGCGACGTTCACCAACGTCGACCTGTCGTGGGCGCACGAGTTCCGCGACGGCTCGGCGATGAAGATCACGCCGTTCTACCGGCGCGGCTACAACGTCATCGAGCAGACGGCGCAGATCCTGGGCTTCAACTTTCAGACGGGGTCGCCGGTCTTCGGCGACGTCGCATACTCGAATCTTGGCATCCAGCGCGCCAAAGGCATCGAGGTGCTGTACAACAAGGAAGTCCAGCTGGGCCTCTCGATGCAGGTCGGCGCGACGTACATCAACCAGTTCGGCAACGAGCCGCCCGGGGCGTTTTTGCAGCCGGCGGCGCTAGCGCTGGGCACGCAGTATCGCTCGCCCGATCTCTCGCCCTTCCAGATGAACGCCGCGTTCAATTGGAAGAACAGTCATGGCTGGCGCATCAATCCGGTCGTCTCGTTCAACGTGGGTTACCCTTACGGGGCCGGATACTACACCGCGGTCTACTGCAACGGAATCCCCGTCGTCGTGCCGAGCACGAGTCTGTCGCTGATCTACTCGCAGACGCCGGGCTACATCGATCCGTTGGACCCCGGAACGTGCACCAAGCCGAACATCGCGGCGACGCGCGGCATTCACGAGCCGAACTTGGCAGGGGGCTTCTTGACCACGCCCCGCGTCGACGCCGATCTCACCGTCGAGTACCGGCCGCCGATCAAGTCGCTGGCGCAATCGGTCTTCGGACTGCAGGTCCAAAACTTGTTCAATCAGCTCTACAACGTGCCGATCGTCAACGGCTGCTACGGCGCGCCGGTGACCAGCGGCCTGCAGAGCGGCAACGCTCCCTGCACGTTCTCGACGGCGCCGTACGCGCCCCCGGACGTCGCTTCGCACAGCTCCTCGCCGTATCTCACCTTCCCCAACGAGCCCCCGATCTCGTTCCGCCTTTACTACCAGGTGACTATATGATCGTCCGCATCTACGGCGCCACCGCCGCCCTCGCTCTCTGTTTGGCCGCGCTAAACGCGTGCGGGAACGGGGGCGCCTCGGAGCCGCCGGTGACGTCGTTCGATCCAGCGGCGACCAGCAAGCTGCAGTTCGCGGTCGGCATCGCGACGATCGCGTTCAACAAGGGCGCAAGCGTCGCGTATGGGCTCAACACCGTCGAGACGCTGCGCCAGCAGAACGGGCTGTCGGGGACACTTTTCAATCAGCCGATGATCATCGGCCCGTCGAGCTTCGACGTGCTCATCTCGACGCTGACCGGCAATCAGGTGCAGGGAGCCGGCGCGGATCTGGGCACCAATCACATCACCTGGTCGACGCTCAATCAATCGCTCTGGACCGGGCCGCCGCGCGGGCCGAAACAGTCCAGCACCGGCGCCTTCGGATACGGGCTCTGTCCGTGTAACTCCGACTCCGGCCCCGGCAACGGCTTCACGCCGCTCTATCAGGCGTACAACCTGCCGATCTATGGCCAAAACGTCTATGGGCCCGGGGCCGAGCTGTGGTACGGCGGCGCACCCGCGTTCCCCGCAGCCGGGCCGTCGCTGATAGCGTTGGGCTGGGAGGGTTATTCGCTGGGATTCAGCGACTTCGCGGTGCAACCGGTGCTGGGCGTCTATCATCTGTATGCGGCGGTGCCGCCGGCCTACGACACGCCGCAGAACCCGACGCCCAGCCCGAATCCGAACGGAACGCCGACCCCGCCGCCCGGCATCCTTGCCGCGGCCGCGCAGCTGACCAGCCTCTCCGCGCTGCCCGCGTTCACAACGCCAGCGTTCAAGCCGGACCGCAAGGGCGGCGGCACGATCAGCCTAACGGTGCCCGCGGGCGCGACCGAGGCGATGGCGGTCGTGCGCGCCAACGGCGGCAGCGGCATCTCGGGCAGCAGCTGCGTGCTCGCGCACACCATCGACAGTTATTACACGATCGTCGCGCGGGGCGCGGGGCCGGCGAAGTTGATGCTCGCCGACGACCTCGGGCCGCTGACGCAATCCGGCAAGAAAACGCCGACGATCTGCTCCAAGGGGACCTATGAGATCTATGCCGTGGGCGCAGACTACCCGGCGTACGAGGCATCGTATCCCAAGAACCTCTCGCAGCTGCCCGTGATACGAGGCCCGAGCGGTCAGGCCGACGTCACGACGTCCGATCTGCTCACCGCGGCGTATCCATGACGAACCTGCGCGCGCGAGCGATTCTGACAATCGCGGCGCTCGCTACCGCGGCATGCGGCGGCGGCTTCGGCACGCCCAACGGCCCAGTCGTGAACTCCCCGGGTGGCC includes:
- a CDS encoding helix-turn-helix transcriptional regulator — translated: MLVADDAAAVALSGDDRALARIADPELLACRTAGDVTAYYARAGAGSEDPLIAGIVLTWSGDAPGAYALLRQAHDRAVSEGRYAFAVAALERLAHEALLFGDVDTARTAADDGVRLAAAHSLAPWLLRCLIVAARLALDAGDLASGAHLLERAVAQTRPPGMLAACAAIGAQLALEKGDASALAIWTGPDIVAAALRSDDPELARAATTALLTAAESIKNHLQVRLALRRALLGTGNPSHSPELFSMAARYGDLDEARLASRALAAVPAANRRYLRAHRLLARAYLAFRFGGRTAWADHASDAARAFNAMGLRRWTNEAMLLLVRQPGGGGRHPGQGRPPNSMLTEREQQVADLIRRGARNREVALALQISEHTVERHVSSILGRLGLRSRWQIADTRKKNED
- a CDS encoding TonB-dependent receptor encodes the protein MAFAGFCCMVLPQVAARAETAGIVSGTVTDDRTHRPIAGVAVVAKSPSASYRTVTDAQGRFRFLSVLPDTYSISFAYAGYAPYSTSLVVLNGSQQTVNVPLSHTLKTIASTRARSTGSAFQRGMTIDTYTVTGAQIETVTGKAFNANENDLLRSIPSVTIDKTGTVSIRGGFAFEAAYEFEGIDYTTPSANLQNTLQNVANFNLLNGVGSVQLIPGGGDATHGDTGTGLVLFTAKHGTYPSYLHVDTEALAFPYLHQLGLEWGWADPSQRLSNYAGFIGIRRAYQYGIPGTAANTLGTLGTNAATLGSTIDPNLVYYAPSFLKSNDFVDNLIYRFGRNNNQRLQFFIQDQSITQTLDYGGFQFLPYISGGTTSGKCAPYLVIGPNGPVNSATQNYACDSLIPLFPGQPNTYAFVSSPDTLKSPFLAYKAEYGVNLGTSSLLTARYFRTFTEQSQDMPAQGIFAEPYGGTRTGGQIDVTTQIGSKNLFKYGGIYQFVVPYGNRYDFTSYTAFTTPPYIITYAITHPLQPLPLPYTYSGLLPNNNPFASAGLEKDFLSPGFCAQQGITGCGYLISYFPGGVRFPFEEDVATVGQQQYGAYLQDTIDMSPRWKTELGLRLDGYNFQIPQQAGAPASIPAAEHQRLYEPHFDQSFSPDPRDTFRVGFGHTLAMPLPSQLGADVSRAPYAAFDNIPSYDNSTLQPAQYCGPRANQRCATYADQLYWLTRDYRYGSSTLEAPLVGATFTNVDLSWAHEFRDGSAMKITPFYRRGYNVIEQTAQILGFNFQTGSPVFGDVAYSNLGIQRAKGIEVLYNKEVQLGLSMQVGATYINQFGNEPPGAFLQPAALALGTQYRSPDLSPFQMNAAFNWKNSHGWRINPVVSFNVGYPYGAGYYTAVYCNGIPVVVPSTSLSLIYSQTPGYIDPLDPGTCTKPNIAATRGIHEPNLAGGFLTTPRVDADLTVEYRPPIKSLAQSVFGLQVQNLFNQLYNVPIVNGCYGAPVTSGLQSGNAPCTFSTAPYAPPDVASHSSSPYLTFPNEPPISFRLYYQVTI